The region ttattctattcgCCCGCTAGAAGGCAAATACTACAAAATATATTACCCGCCATTTTATCAGTCACTTGCCGTAATATTACGGCTCGTGACCCACTGCCGGCAACCccaccctaccctaccctaccctaccctaccccaTCTTCTATTCCTGCTTCTACTTTTACTCATTCTCCTTTCCTACTCCTAACGCTTCCTtccctactcctgatcctacatCAACTTCCATTACTCCTACTTCTATTCCTCTTCCGAATCCAACCCCTACTTCaactcctattcctactcctactcctggtCCTACTCccactcctgatcctactcgcACCCCTACTCCTACTTTTTTTCCCTAACCCTTCTGCTCCTACTACAACTACTACTACTCCTActactactcctactcctcgtactactcctactcctcCTCCTACTACTACTCGTACTACTACCCCTAAaactactcctgatcctacttcaactcctactcctactccaaCATCTACTACTATTCGTACTCCTACTCCTCATCCTACTCTTGCTGCTCATCTTACTCCTACTGCTCATCTGACTCCAACTCCAACTCCTattactcctactcctactcctattcctacttcAACTCCTACTCCGACTACTAcccctacttctactcctaatTCCACACCTACTTCTATTCCGACTCCAACTCGTACTTCTACTTCTACTACTATTCCCACTTTTACTCCTATTTCTACACCTACTCCTGACCccactcctactcctactttcacttctactcctgatcctactcctgatcctactcctgatcctactcctgggactactcctactcctgatccgaCTTCCACTAATATTCTTGATCCTGAacctactcctacttctactcctactcctaatcctactcctactcttgTTCTTGATTCTGATCCTACTTCCACTCCTACTCCCACTCCTGATCATACTCCCGCTCtatgaaatattacaaaaatattatacccACAGTGCACAAATCCTCtacatcctcgtcctcctcctcctcctcgtcctccgtCTCATTCACCTCgatcacccgcaaccaccgccaaccacttCGGTTTATGAGGTAtaactaataaatattcacaGTATTAGAATACATCAAAAGTATTGTGTAAGGAATCACatactttttttattgacacattttaccaagaagattaagagaagattatgagaaaattatagaaattttattagctcagtgatagctactgaatttgggcttgcgcgaaaaatgaattgaaataatttattgtaaacgtgacaagtttgaaaaataaagattaca is a window of Neodiprion pinetum isolate iyNeoPine1 chromosome 4, iyNeoPine1.2, whole genome shotgun sequence DNA encoding:
- the LOC138190870 gene encoding uncharacterized protein, producing the protein MQDEAKPLSHYFTSSLWPACCHSLHHLSHVTCRNITARDPLPATPPYPTLPYPTPSSIPASTFTHSPFLLLTLPSLLLILHQLPLLLLLFLFRIQPLLQLLFLLLLLVLLPLLILLAPLLLLFFPNPSAPTTTTTTPTTTPTPRTTPTPPPTTTRTTTPKTTPDPTSTPTPTPTSTTIRTPTPHPTLAAHLTPTAHLTPTPTPITPTPTPIPTSTPTPTTTPTSTPNSTPTSIPTPTRTSTSTTIPTFTPISTPTPDPTPTPTFTSTPDPTPDPTPDPTPGTTPTPDPTSTNILDPEPTPTSTPTPNPTPTLVLDSDPTSTPTPTPDHTPAL